The sequence TTTTGTAAATCGAAGTCGGTAATCCCATCCCCACTAATTACTAAAAATGTATCGTTTAATAGTTCTTCGGCTTTTTTGACACATCCTGCAGTACCAAGAGGTTGTTCTTCTTCCACGGAATAGGTAATTTGTACGTTAAAATCAGTGCCGTCTTCAAAATACTCCCTCATAATATCGGGTAGATAGTGTAATGTGGCAATAATTTCACTAATTCCGTTTTTTCTAAGGAGATTGATAATATGTTCGGCGATCGGTCGGTTTAAAATGGGTACCATCGGTTTAGGGAGATCGCACGTCAAAGGACGTAGCCGAGTACCAGAACCACCTGCCATCAACACTGCACGCATACGTCTATTTCTCCTTGCTTATTATTGTTTACCCTTAATATCAAGCACCGACCTCTTACATCGATTGAGCAGAGATTCTGTGCAAGAAGTCTATTGAGTACTGGCTTGTTTTTTCATCATAACTTGACTCGCTAGAATAGAGTGTAAATGTAGATCTTTGCCAAAGAGGTTAAAGTTATGACTAAGTTGATACCAGTAATTCTAGCAGTGGTTTATGTTTGGGGCGTAGTTAAATTTTTGCAAGGTTACAACCGCACTAATTTTGGTCGCGGTTTGCCGAATAAAATTGCTCTATCTCTTCTTTGGCCAGTGTTGCTTATATTTAATGGTTCTTATCGCAGAAACTTTCAAAAAGCTCTCAAAGGCTAATGACAGTCTGGTTAATCGGAGGTACTTCTGAAAGTGTCAAGATAGCTCAATTATTATTTACGCATCGGGTTAGTTGCGTGGTTAGCGTGACTACCCCTAGCGCAGTGAGATTATATTTAACTTCACCCTATTTAAAAGTTAGGGTAGGAAAGCTAGAGTCGGACTCAGCAGCTAAGCTATTTTGTCAACAAGAACTAGTTCAGGGAATTATTGACGCTTCACACCCCTACGCGATCGCTATCTCTGAAAGGGCGATCGCTGTAGCTCAAGCTTTATCTATTCCTTATTTGCGTTATGAACGTCCTTTGGTACCCTTTGGTTCAACTAAAATAATTCCTTGTGCTAGTTTTACTAATCTCATAAAGGGTGATTATCTCAGAGACCAAAGAGTACTCCTAACTGTAGGCTGTAATAGTCTCCATTATTTCCGTTCTTGGCAAGATCGTGCCCTTTTATTTACGAGAATTTTACCCCGAGAACAGTCTCTCGCTCTAGCTTTAGACGCAGGTTTTACTCCGGAGAGAATTATTGCTCTACGACCACCTCTAAGCTTTGATTTAGAGGTGGCTTTATGGCGTCATTGGGGGATTTCTCTGGTGGTAACTAAAGCCAATGGTATCCCAGGGGGAGAAGATATAAAGCAAAAAGTCGCCCTAGCTTTAGATATTCCTCTCATAACTATTTCTCGACCCAACTTGAGTTATCCTGACATCACCGGTGAGCTTGATGATGTTTTAAAATTTTGTCTCTATCTCAAGCCAATCGGATAGGGACGTAACATCTCCTGGGCTTGGTAAACATGAAATACTTCAGTAATTTCTCCTCCACGCTTAATAGGGATAGTACCAATCTCTCTAAATTCAGCGAAATAACTACTATAGACTTGAGTTAAAGCGACCATTTGAGCGTAGGATTCTTTAGTGATGTAGAGCGCGTTTTTACCCACCCAATCTTCCGGATCGAACCAAAAGGCAAAACCTCTCATATCATCGCTCAAAGTCGTTACTGGGAGAGAACGTAGGGGTGTAAGGGCCATGTCGATTTGTCCCGCTAGGTAATAAGCGTTGGTAAAGACAAAGTCCGCTTCTGCTAAGGCTTGACTTAACTCAGATGACTGGGTAAAACCATCCCTTAACTGTTGCAAGGGGAACATCTCCGTAGAATTATCCTGTTCTAGGGTTAAAAAACCACCAAATAGCGCGTATTGGCTTGGTTTTTGCAAAATTCCTAGATGAAGATGCGATAAAAATATTACCATTAGGGTGACAATGCTGATAAGAGAGTATTTCAACCAGCGCCTAACTAGGGACTGATCCCATTTAACCGCGTATTTTCCCAATATTAAAGTTGCACTCCAAAACCCAGCCATGGGCCAAGCGGCTAAAATTTGTTGGGAACCACCTAAAAAAGTAAATCCTAGAATCAAAGGTAAAGATACCCAGAGTATTAAGTTTTCCTGGAGGTCTTTTTGCGGTTGCTGAAATTGTAATCGCCAAGAACGCAGTATCGCCCAATGTA comes from Gloeocapsa sp. PCC 73106 and encodes:
- a CDS encoding cobalt-precorrin-6A reductase, with amino-acid sequence MTVWLIGGTSESVKIAQLLFTHRVSCVVSVTTPSAVRLYLTSPYLKVRVGKLESDSAAKLFCQQELVQGIIDASHPYAIAISERAIAVAQALSIPYLRYERPLVPFGSTKIIPCASFTNLIKGDYLRDQRVLLTVGCNSLHYFRSWQDRALLFTRILPREQSLALALDAGFTPERIIALRPPLSFDLEVALWRHWGISLVVTKANGIPGGEDIKQKVALALDIPLITISRPNLSYPDITGELDDVLKFCLYLKPIG